Proteins encoded by one window of Candidatus Methylomirabilota bacterium:
- a CDS encoding putative hydro-lyase: MPIDARHPREIRADIRSGKFAGITAGFGPGFVQANMAVLPRDDAYDFLLFCQRNPRPCPLIEVTDVGSPEPVGAAPGADLRTDLPRYRIYKDGVLADEVTDVKAFWRDDLVAFLLGCSFTFEWALMDAGIPLRHVERGCNVSMWKTSIACRPAGRFHGPMVVSMRPIPHEMVAKAVTASARFPGAHGAPIHVGDPAAIGITDVTKPDWGDAVEIKRGEVPMFWACGVTPQAVALASKPAFMITHSPGHMFITDIPNSSLAAF, encoded by the coding sequence ATGCCTATCGATGCGCGCCACCCGAGAGAGATCCGAGCCGACATCCGAAGCGGCAAGTTTGCCGGCATCACGGCCGGCTTCGGCCCCGGCTTCGTTCAGGCCAATATGGCCGTGCTGCCCCGGGACGACGCCTACGACTTTCTCCTCTTCTGCCAGCGCAACCCGCGTCCGTGTCCGCTCATCGAGGTGACGGATGTGGGCTCGCCCGAGCCAGTCGGCGCGGCGCCGGGCGCCGATCTCAGGACCGACCTGCCGCGCTACCGGATCTACAAGGACGGCGTCCTTGCCGACGAGGTGACGGACGTCAAGGCGTTCTGGCGCGATGACCTGGTCGCCTTCCTGCTGGGCTGCTCCTTCACCTTCGAGTGGGCGCTCATGGACGCGGGCATTCCCCTCCGTCATGTCGAGCGCGGGTGCAATGTCTCGATGTGGAAGACCAGCATCGCCTGCCGGCCCGCCGGCCGCTTCCACGGCCCCATGGTGGTCTCGATGCGACCCATCCCGCACGAGATGGTGGCCAAGGCGGTCACAGCCTCTGCGCGCTTCCCCGGGGCGCACGGCGCCCCCATCCACGTGGGCGACCCCGCCGCCATCGGCATCACTGATGTGACCAAGCCCGATTGGGGCGATGCCGTCGAGATCAAGCGGGGAGAAGTTCCCATGTTCTGGGCCTGCGGCGTCACGCCGCAGGCAGTGGCCCTGGCCTCGAAGCCCGCCTTCATGATCACCCACAGCCCCGGGCACATGTTCATCACCGACATCCCCAACAGCTCGCTGGCCGCCTTCTAA
- the pxpB gene encoding 5-oxoprolinase subunit PxpB, with the protein MGIYAEPRFLPCGDLALSVEFADEISHEANARTLALEYLIQQKALSGVTETVPTFRSLLVYYDPLVVGWDDLVASLRALCRQARPDVLPPARTVELPCCYGGELGFDLEAVAKQVGLPPDDVARLHASADYYVYFVGFTPGLPYMTGMSERLNIPRLAQPRVKTPPGSVSIGGVQCCIYSVESPGGFWVLGRTPVRLYDPSSTDPILLRAGDHVRFRMIDRAEYDSIETAAAEGRYRPRIERP; encoded by the coding sequence GTGGGGATCTACGCCGAACCCCGCTTCCTTCCGTGCGGGGATCTCGCGCTGTCGGTGGAGTTCGCGGATGAGATCAGCCACGAGGCCAATGCCCGGACCCTCGCGCTCGAATACCTGATCCAGCAGAAGGCGCTTTCCGGGGTCACCGAGACCGTCCCGACGTTCCGCTCGCTCCTCGTCTACTACGATCCGCTGGTCGTGGGCTGGGACGATCTCGTGGCATCGCTCCGCGCGCTCTGCCGTCAGGCGCGCCCCGACGTGCTGCCCCCCGCGCGGACTGTCGAGCTGCCGTGCTGCTATGGCGGCGAGCTCGGCTTCGATCTCGAGGCGGTGGCCAAGCAGGTCGGTCTGCCGCCGGATGACGTGGCGCGACTCCACGCCTCCGCCGACTACTACGTCTACTTCGTCGGCTTCACGCCGGGGCTGCCCTACATGACCGGCATGTCGGAGCGTCTGAACATCCCGCGTCTCGCCCAGCCGCGCGTCAAGACGCCGCCGGGGAGCGTCAGCATCGGCGGCGTGCAGTGCTGCATCTATTCCGTGGAGAGCCCCGGCGGCTTCTGGGTGCTCGGTCGCACGCCGGTGCGCCTGTATGACCCCTCCTCCACCGACCCCATCCTCCTACGCGCGGGAGATCACGTTCGCTTCCGGATGATCGATCGTGCCGAGTACGATTCCATCGAGACGGCCGCGGCCGAGGGGCGCTATCGCCCGCGCATCGAGCGGCCCTGA
- a CDS encoding biotin-dependent carboxyltransferase family protein codes for MPTLLVQDAGPQTTVQDLGRRGSLRVGIPPSGPVDREAFVLANRLVGNADDAAGLECTLMGPRLEFADERWVAVTGAVMAATLNGLAMPRWAAFEVEAGDVLRLGPAASGVRAYIAVSGGLDTPPALGSRATYLRGQMGGWRGRALRKGDELPLGPHSGGAPVEVRASLIPDYTREPMVRVVLGPQDDRFTKRGIAALFEAPYEMTPHSDRMGARLRGARIEHTRGHDIISDGVALGGIQVVGDGQPIVLLVDRQSTGGYTKIGTVCSFDIGRVGQVKPGQRLSFKRVTVGEAHELLRAYRRELDDAIAFPTG; via the coding sequence ATGCCGACCCTCCTCGTCCAGGACGCGGGCCCTCAGACCACGGTGCAGGACCTCGGCCGTCGTGGATCGCTGCGCGTCGGCATCCCGCCATCGGGTCCCGTGGACCGCGAGGCCTTCGTGCTCGCGAACCGCCTCGTCGGCAATGCCGATGACGCCGCGGGGCTCGAGTGCACCCTCATGGGCCCGCGGCTCGAGTTCGCCGACGAGCGATGGGTGGCCGTCACGGGCGCCGTCATGGCCGCTACCCTCAACGGGTTGGCCATGCCGCGCTGGGCCGCCTTCGAGGTGGAAGCGGGGGACGTGCTGCGGCTGGGCCCCGCCGCCTCGGGCGTGCGCGCGTACATCGCCGTCTCGGGCGGTCTCGATACGCCGCCGGCCCTCGGCTCCCGCGCGACCTATCTGCGCGGGCAGATGGGCGGCTGGCGGGGGCGCGCGCTCCGCAAGGGCGACGAGCTGCCCCTGGGTCCTCACTCGGGCGGGGCGCCCGTCGAGGTGCGCGCCTCCCTCATCCCCGACTACACGCGGGAGCCGATGGTGCGTGTCGTGCTGGGGCCTCAGGACGACCGCTTCACGAAGCGCGGCATCGCGGCCCTCTTCGAGGCGCCGTACGAGATGACCCCGCACAGCGACCGCATGGGGGCGCGCCTCCGCGGCGCCCGCATCGAGCACACGCGCGGCCACGACATCATCTCGGACGGCGTGGCCCTGGGGGGCATCCAGGTGGTGGGCGATGGCCAGCCCATCGTGCTGCTCGTGGACCGGCAATCGACGGGTGGCTATACGAAGATCGGCACGGTATGCTCGTTCGACATCGGGAGGGTGGGGCAGGTCAAGCCCGGCCAGCGGCTGTCATTCAAGCGGGTGACGGTCGGCGAGGCCCATGAGCTCCTGCGCGCGTACCGGCGCGAGCTCGACGACGCGATCGCATTTCCCACGGGGTAG
- a CDS encoding aspartate aminotransferase family protein, whose amino-acid sequence MTLETIVNDYKAKTSRSRQMYEEALRVMPGGNSRTTTFFDPYPFYITRGQGARIWDADGTERLDFNGNYTSPILGHAHPSVVEAITEQATRGMSFPGPSEHEVKLAGVLTTRIPSMEVVRFTNSGTEATMNAVRAARAFTGRSKIAKFEGAYHGTHDWVLVSVSPDVEKAGSRKRPKSLAYSAGVPDTVLKHTIVLPWNDAEACVKILEKHGGDIAGLIVDPLLANAGMLVPQPGFLERLREVTERLGIVLIFDEVISFRVGQGGAQARFGVRPDLTTLGKIIGGGLAVGAFGGRAEVMNYYDPRGGKGRISHGGTFNANAVTMAGGLATMQELTSEAYAKLEALGERLRAGVKRALAKAKQPAQVTGLGSLFWIHWTKKRLSDYRSSRPADAERPLRTFMGLLNEGVVLSQRGLGCCSLAMTEADVDQFVAAFERVISKE is encoded by the coding sequence ATGACGCTCGAGACCATCGTCAACGACTACAAGGCCAAGACCTCACGCTCACGGCAGATGTACGAGGAGGCGCTCCGGGTCATGCCGGGCGGCAACAGCCGCACCACAACCTTCTTCGATCCATACCCCTTCTACATCACCCGCGGTCAGGGCGCCCGCATCTGGGACGCCGACGGGACCGAGCGTCTCGACTTCAACGGCAACTACACGAGCCCGATCCTCGGCCACGCGCATCCCTCCGTGGTCGAGGCCATCACCGAGCAGGCCACCCGCGGCATGTCCTTCCCGGGGCCGAGCGAGCACGAGGTCAAGCTCGCGGGGGTCTTGACCACGCGGATTCCGAGCATGGAAGTGGTGCGCTTCACCAACTCCGGCACCGAGGCGACCATGAACGCGGTGCGGGCCGCGCGCGCCTTCACGGGACGGAGCAAGATCGCCAAGTTCGAGGGCGCCTATCACGGCACCCACGACTGGGTGCTCGTCAGCGTCTCTCCCGACGTGGAGAAGGCCGGCTCTCGCAAACGTCCCAAGTCCCTGGCCTACTCAGCGGGCGTCCCCGACACCGTCCTCAAGCACACCATCGTCCTGCCGTGGAACGATGCCGAGGCGTGCGTCAAGATCCTGGAGAAGCACGGAGGCGACATCGCCGGGCTCATCGTAGACCCGCTTCTCGCCAATGCGGGCATGCTGGTGCCCCAGCCGGGCTTCCTCGAGCGCCTGCGCGAGGTGACGGAGAGGCTGGGCATTGTCCTCATCTTCGACGAGGTCATCTCATTTCGCGTTGGGCAAGGCGGCGCCCAGGCCCGCTTCGGCGTCCGGCCGGATCTGACCACCCTCGGCAAGATCATCGGCGGCGGGCTCGCCGTGGGCGCCTTCGGTGGCCGCGCGGAGGTGATGAACTACTACGATCCGCGCGGGGGCAAGGGGCGCATCAGCCACGGCGGCACCTTCAACGCCAACGCCGTGACCATGGCGGGCGGGCTCGCCACCATGCAGGAGCTGACGTCCGAGGCCTATGCCAAGCTCGAAGCCTTGGGTGAGCGGCTTCGCGCCGGCGTCAAGCGGGCTCTGGCGAAGGCGAAGCAGCCCGCGCAGGTGACGGGCCTGGGCTCGCTCTTCTGGATTCACTGGACCAAGAAGCGGCTCAGCGATTATCGCTCGAGCCGGCCCGCGGATGCCGAGCGCCCGCTCCGGACCTTCATGGGACTTCTGAACGAGGGTGTCGTCCTGTCGCAGCGGGGTCTCGGCTGCTGCTCCCTCGCCATGACGGAGGCGGACGTGGACCAGTTCGTCGCGGCTTTCGAGCGCGTCATCAGCAAGGAGTGA